A part of Liolophura sinensis isolate JHLJ2023 chromosome 1, CUHK_Ljap_v2, whole genome shotgun sequence genomic DNA contains:
- the LOC135482004 gene encoding nudC domain-containing protein 3-like, whose amino-acid sequence MAERMDQEKYDPALLGILQNEGQISTFLDVVLGFLYRRTDFFVLMKTKTDKMGFPPGVAAKLLLTAYKKYEDMAKKAEEERAQKLLEEQMKDDVNMAPPAVEIIEVDSEPVSQGCSVTEVVEPDNAQPTPVVSSKRQPPPNDPPANNSTDDGDRKVYQADSECYNGAVRDTYSWSQTIADCDIRVKVPKTVKKGGCVKVNIKKKYLSVAYKDSHSEWVQAMDGPLTWDIKVEEAIWSLVPGEHIHINLEKVQERWWDAVLENEPKINVRQIDASRPYTDLDEESQAKISEMMYNEQQKRLGLPQSHEKNTHEMLKKAWNAKGSPFAGQPFDPSKISVDPSGMVNINS is encoded by the exons ATGGCCGAAAGGATGGATCAAGAGAAGTATGACCCAGCCCTTTTAGGAATCCTGCAAAACGAAGGACAGATCTCCACGTTTCTAGATGTAGTCCTAGGATTTTTATATAGGAG AACTGATTTCTTTGTGCTAATGAAAACTAAGACTGACAAGATGGGCTTTCCACCAGGAGTTGCAGCCAAACTCCTCCTGACT gcatataaaaaatatgaagataTGGCCAAGAAAGCAGAGGAAGAAAGGGCACAGAAATTATTAGAAGAACAGATGAAAGATG ATGTAAATATGGCTCCTCCTGCAGTGGAGATAATAGAGGTTGATTCAGAGCCAGTCTCTCAGGGCTGTTCTGTCACAGAGGTAGTGGAGCCTGACAACGCACAACCCACCCCTGTTGTCAGCTCTAAACGTCAACCCCCACCCAATGACCCTCCAGCTAATAACTCAACAGATGATGG AGACCGTAAAGTGTACCAGGCTGACTCAGAATGTTATAACGGAGCAGTGCGTGACACTTACAGCTGGTCACAAACCATAGCCGACTGTGATATCAGGGTGAAG GTACCCAAAACTGTCAAGAAAGGTGGATGTGTGAAGGTGAACATAAAAAAGAAGTATTTGAGTGTAGCTTACAAGGACAGCCATAGTGAGTGGGTACAGGCCATGGACGGACCTCTAACCTGGGACATCAAAGTGGAGGAAGCTATTTGGAGCTTGGTACCAGgagaacacatacat ATTAACCTGGAAAAGGTTCAGGAGCGCTGGTGGGATGCAGTGCTGGAAAATGAACCCAAGATAAACGTGAGACAAATAGATGCCAGTCGACCATATACAGACTTAGATGAGGAGTCTCAAGCAAAAATCTCAGAGATGATGTACAATGAGCAGCAGAAGAGACTGGGCCTGCCACAGTCACACGAGAAG AACACCCATGAGATGCTGAAGAAAGCCTGGAATGCTAAGGGTTCTCCATTTGCTGGGCAGCCATTTGACCCTTCCAAAATTTCAGTGGACCCATCAGGAATGGTCAATATTAACTCTTAA
- the LOC135470289 gene encoding protoheme IX farnesyltransferase, mitochondrial-like isoform X1, whose translation MYKMCHTVVMYNAQKVTFYFRLHTSRNSPLGTKCSLGAKERPFRCSLMCQFSSKVEAKAAAQAAPMTSTVIPNTTEETSSTTNERLEAEPAADTFTEPDCKKKSGILGRADNSSTDMAEILKHASGVSADIDKATLFIRKTGSLIDFRVDEKAEPLSVYLPYSNQLISLEKPSKTNTSSGEEPKTELESIEELMWKSQQIDVKKLPKYYMKLSKIRLTGLVVVTTMAGYAMAPCAFSFVPFVLCSVGTGLTSCAANSINQFLEVPYDSQMNRTKNRLLVTGVLSPLHAVMFAAVSGSLGLSILAVGVNPLTAGLGACNLLLYTMAYTPMKRVSIANTWVGSVVGAVPPVMGWTACAGTLDPGALLLGAILYAWQFPHFNALSWNLRPDYSRGGYRMMSVVNPNLCKRVAFRYCVGLIALCSLAPVMGVTTWTFAVDSLPLNAYLSYLGWRFYRDGDSKTSRKLFRFSLVHIPALLMLMLISKKGFGEKSNVSGQPEVAAVGMSQETDNCHSSLHSGSCGIDQRTS comes from the exons ATGTACAAAATGTGCCATACAGTTGTTATGTATAATGCACAAaaggtgacattttattttaggCTGCATACCAGTAGGAATTCACCACTGGGCACAAAGTGTTCACTTGGAGCGAAGGAAAGGCCGTTTAGGTGCTCACTCATGTGCCAG TTTTCATCCAAGGTTGAGGCTAAGGCAGCAGCTCAAGCAGCACCTATGACTTCAACAGTAATACCAAATACAACAGAGGAAACAAGCAGCACAACAAATGAGCGCTTGGAAGCCGAACCAGCAGCAGATACTTTCACAGAGCCAGACTGCAAAAAGAAGTCAGGAATTTTAGGAAGGGCAGATAACTCAAGTACAGACATGGCAGAAATTTTAAAGCATGCATCAGGTGTTTCAGCAGACATTGACAAAGCAACAttatttatcagaaaaactggcTCATTGATAGACTTTAGAGTTGATGAAAAGGCAGAGCCTTTGTCTGTGTATCTACCATATTCAAATCAGCTCATTTCTTTGGAAAAGCCTTCCAAAACAAACACATCTTCTGGTGAGGAACCAAAGACAGAATTGGAAAGCATAGAAGAATTGATGTGGAAATCCCAGCAAAttgatgtgaagaaattgcctaAGTACTACATGAAGCTTTCGAAGATTAGACTTACAG GTTTGGTTGTGGTTACAACAATGGCTGGCTATGCAATGGCTCCCTGTGCCTTTAGCTTTGTCCCTTTTGTTCTCTGCTCAGTGGGAACAGGCCTTACTTCATGTGCAGCAAATTCCATTAATCAG TTTCTTGAAGTACCTTATGACTCACAGATGAATCGAACGAAGAACAGACTTCTGGTAACTGGTGTTCTCAG tccatTACATGCTGTGATGTTTGCAGCAGTGTCAGGATCTTTGGGTTTATCAATTTTGGCAGTAGGAGTGAATCCATTGACAGCAGGTTTGGGAGCATGTAATCTCCTCCTGTACACTATGGCATACACCCCCATGAAAAGAGTGAGCATAGCTAACACCTGGGTGGGCTCAGTGGTTGGAGCTGTACCACCTGTCATGGGCTGGACAGCCTGTGCAGGAACACTTGATCCAG GTGCCCTACTGTTGGGTGCTATCCTTTATGCCTGGCAGTTTCCTCATTTTAACGCCCTTAGCTGGAATTTGCGACCTGACTACTCTCGAGGAGGATACCGGATGATGTCGGTGGTGAACCCTAACCTCTGTAAACGTGTAGCCTTCAGGTACTGTGTGGGTTTGATCGCACTTTGTTCCTTAGCTCCAGTTATGGGAGTCACAACATGGACATTTGCTGTGGATTCTCTCCCGTTGAATGCATACCTCTCTTACTTGGGCTGGAGATTTTACCGTGATGGAGACAGCAAGACATCAAGGAAACTGTTTCGGTTCAGTCTTGTCCATATTCCCGCCCTACTGATGCTCATGCTTATCAGTAAGAAAGGCTTTGGGGAGAAGTCTAATGTCTCTGGTCAGCCAGAGGTGGCGGCAGTAGGCATGTCTCAGGAAACCGACAACTGCCACTCCAGCTTACATTCTGGTAGTTGTGGGATAGATCAGAGGACATCATAG
- the LOC135470289 gene encoding protoheme IX farnesyltransferase, mitochondrial-like isoform X2, translated as MCQFSSKVEAKAAAQAAPMTSTVIPNTTEETSSTTNERLEAEPAADTFTEPDCKKKSGILGRADNSSTDMAEILKHASGVSADIDKATLFIRKTGSLIDFRVDEKAEPLSVYLPYSNQLISLEKPSKTNTSSGEEPKTELESIEELMWKSQQIDVKKLPKYYMKLSKIRLTGLVVVTTMAGYAMAPCAFSFVPFVLCSVGTGLTSCAANSINQFLEVPYDSQMNRTKNRLLVTGVLSPLHAVMFAAVSGSLGLSILAVGVNPLTAGLGACNLLLYTMAYTPMKRVSIANTWVGSVVGAVPPVMGWTACAGTLDPGALLLGAILYAWQFPHFNALSWNLRPDYSRGGYRMMSVVNPNLCKRVAFRYCVGLIALCSLAPVMGVTTWTFAVDSLPLNAYLSYLGWRFYRDGDSKTSRKLFRFSLVHIPALLMLMLISKKGFGEKSNVSGQPEVAAVGMSQETDNCHSSLHSGSCGIDQRTS; from the exons ATGTGCCAG TTTTCATCCAAGGTTGAGGCTAAGGCAGCAGCTCAAGCAGCACCTATGACTTCAACAGTAATACCAAATACAACAGAGGAAACAAGCAGCACAACAAATGAGCGCTTGGAAGCCGAACCAGCAGCAGATACTTTCACAGAGCCAGACTGCAAAAAGAAGTCAGGAATTTTAGGAAGGGCAGATAACTCAAGTACAGACATGGCAGAAATTTTAAAGCATGCATCAGGTGTTTCAGCAGACATTGACAAAGCAACAttatttatcagaaaaactggcTCATTGATAGACTTTAGAGTTGATGAAAAGGCAGAGCCTTTGTCTGTGTATCTACCATATTCAAATCAGCTCATTTCTTTGGAAAAGCCTTCCAAAACAAACACATCTTCTGGTGAGGAACCAAAGACAGAATTGGAAAGCATAGAAGAATTGATGTGGAAATCCCAGCAAAttgatgtgaagaaattgcctaAGTACTACATGAAGCTTTCGAAGATTAGACTTACAG GTTTGGTTGTGGTTACAACAATGGCTGGCTATGCAATGGCTCCCTGTGCCTTTAGCTTTGTCCCTTTTGTTCTCTGCTCAGTGGGAACAGGCCTTACTTCATGTGCAGCAAATTCCATTAATCAG TTTCTTGAAGTACCTTATGACTCACAGATGAATCGAACGAAGAACAGACTTCTGGTAACTGGTGTTCTCAG tccatTACATGCTGTGATGTTTGCAGCAGTGTCAGGATCTTTGGGTTTATCAATTTTGGCAGTAGGAGTGAATCCATTGACAGCAGGTTTGGGAGCATGTAATCTCCTCCTGTACACTATGGCATACACCCCCATGAAAAGAGTGAGCATAGCTAACACCTGGGTGGGCTCAGTGGTTGGAGCTGTACCACCTGTCATGGGCTGGACAGCCTGTGCAGGAACACTTGATCCAG GTGCCCTACTGTTGGGTGCTATCCTTTATGCCTGGCAGTTTCCTCATTTTAACGCCCTTAGCTGGAATTTGCGACCTGACTACTCTCGAGGAGGATACCGGATGATGTCGGTGGTGAACCCTAACCTCTGTAAACGTGTAGCCTTCAGGTACTGTGTGGGTTTGATCGCACTTTGTTCCTTAGCTCCAGTTATGGGAGTCACAACATGGACATTTGCTGTGGATTCTCTCCCGTTGAATGCATACCTCTCTTACTTGGGCTGGAGATTTTACCGTGATGGAGACAGCAAGACATCAAGGAAACTGTTTCGGTTCAGTCTTGTCCATATTCCCGCCCTACTGATGCTCATGCTTATCAGTAAGAAAGGCTTTGGGGAGAAGTCTAATGTCTCTGGTCAGCCAGAGGTGGCGGCAGTAGGCATGTCTCAGGAAACCGACAACTGCCACTCCAGCTTACATTCTGGTAGTTGTGGGATAGATCAGAGGACATCATAG
- the LOC135470309 gene encoding ribonuclease P protein subunit p21-like, which yields MGKEKKAGNVYVPNREIFQRINYLYQAAHMVLKNCPSNTELVRFYMQSIKTMAKRQVLRLDPSIKRNICKKCFMLLVPGISASVRFKAKQEKRCVIRCLECNTVKCFIHSKDYKLWGQQPEAWMDQSHTNGKGPG from the exons ATGGGTAAGGAAAAGAAAGCCGGCAATGTTTATGTTCCTAACAGAGAGATATTTCAAAGAATCAactatttatatcag GCAGCCCACATGGTGTTGAAAAACTGTCCTAGCAATACTGAGTTAGTGAGGTTCTACATGCAGTCTATTAAGACAATGGCAAAGAGACAAGTTTTGCGATT AGATCCAAGCATAAAGAGGAACATTTGTAAGAAATGCTTTATGCTTCTTGTCCCAGGTATATCAGCATCGGTTAGATTCAAAG CTAAACAAGAGAAACGCTGTGTGATAAGGTGTTTGGAGTGTAACACTGTGAAGTGTTTCATTCACAGTAAAGACTATAAGCTGTGGGGACAGCAGCCTGAAGCATGGATGGATCAGAGTCACACTAATGGAAAGGGACCAGGCTGA
- the LOC135470320 gene encoding calmodulin-like protein 5 → MEEAKTGSEAMDAANCAKTQDMNGNGIQRGPISAKEPAAQSNNNKQELKLAFAALDVDKDGVLSKDEMKAGFKMLGFNVSGHMLDAMFEEADTDGDGVINFTEFCRVMSL, encoded by the exons ATGGAAGAAGCGAAAACGGGATCCGAGGCAATGGATGCAGCAAATTGTGCAAAGACTCAAGACATGAACG GGAATGGTATACAAAGAGGTCCAATCTCAGCCAAGGAACCTGCAGCCCAgagtaacaacaacaaacaagaaCTAAAACTGGCTTTTGCAGCACTAGACGTTGATAAAGACGGTGTTTTATCAAAG GACGAAATGAAGGCGGGTTTCAAGAtgctggggtttaacgttaGTGGCCATATGTTGGACGCCATGTTCGAGGAGGCCGACACAGATGGAGATGGCGTCATCAACTTCACAG AATTTTGTCGGGTAATGTCATTATGA